A DNA window from Porphyromonas gingivalis ATCC 33277 contains the following coding sequences:
- a CDS encoding purple acid phosphatase family protein yields the protein MRKKRSNPYYKVSRRKFSKRNSGRRYSRKRRRNGRRWGLMISLLLLVALGIWIAKRYRAWFVSPAEVAYTVPHTIDRLTLTPGEDFLTQRTVSWRCDTLPQDSWLDYRSPDGADADTLLISLPAEGKEVLTRAGRNYYYHAKINGLKPGRTYTYRVKTGEQTSPWYRFSIPDSSAATDFIYIGDVQDPGNGGSQALLQRLRTLHPTPDFLALGGDQIEGPTDFYWEVWHRVIGDWTASTPVIAATGNHEYIKGLKRQLDPRWVPQYNYPANGPKGFERRSYYIDFPHMRLIVMDTNDIQWPASVFNHRTWLKNALETTVQPWKVVMFHHGVYSVRQGRMNPIIRYGFRSILEEGGADLVLQGHDHAYSRITTKTESGTKTTPVYIISSASPKHYRNGFSEQHDRIGSGLYLYQTIHVTQGEIRYRSTTFDNRPYDDLHLKKQGGRTTVKDNAEDWKEIFAFDNFADSKKGRKKRADYRQAAQERAAGHR from the coding sequence ATGCGAAAGAAACGCTCCAATCCCTACTACAAAGTCAGCAGGCGGAAGTTCAGCAAACGAAATTCCGGACGCAGATATTCGAGAAAGAGGAGAAGAAACGGACGGCGATGGGGACTGATGATCAGTCTGCTCCTCCTTGTCGCCCTCGGTATCTGGATAGCCAAGCGATACAGGGCTTGGTTCGTTTCTCCGGCCGAAGTCGCCTACACCGTACCGCATACGATAGACAGGCTCACCCTGACACCGGGTGAGGATTTCCTTACCCAAAGGACGGTCAGCTGGCGGTGCGACACCCTGCCGCAAGACTCTTGGCTGGACTATCGCTCTCCGGACGGAGCGGATGCAGATACCCTGCTAATCTCACTGCCGGCCGAGGGAAAAGAAGTCCTCACCCGGGCCGGACGCAACTACTATTACCACGCTAAGATAAACGGACTCAAGCCCGGCCGCACCTATACCTACAGGGTCAAGACGGGAGAGCAGACATCGCCCTGGTACCGATTCTCCATTCCCGACAGTTCGGCTGCTACCGACTTCATCTATATCGGGGACGTTCAGGATCCGGGCAACGGAGGCAGTCAGGCTCTGCTCCAACGGCTGCGCACCCTGCATCCCACCCCCGATTTTCTGGCTTTGGGTGGCGATCAGATCGAAGGTCCCACGGATTTCTATTGGGAAGTATGGCATCGTGTCATAGGCGACTGGACGGCATCGACACCCGTCATCGCCGCTACCGGCAACCACGAGTATATCAAAGGACTGAAAAGACAGCTCGATCCCCGTTGGGTACCTCAGTACAACTATCCGGCCAATGGTCCCAAAGGCTTCGAGCGGCGTTCGTACTACATAGACTTCCCCCATATGCGGCTCATCGTCATGGACACCAACGACATCCAATGGCCGGCATCCGTATTCAACCACCGCACGTGGTTGAAAAACGCACTCGAAACCACCGTACAGCCGTGGAAGGTGGTCATGTTCCACCACGGAGTGTATTCGGTGCGGCAGGGACGCATGAACCCGATCATCCGCTACGGCTTCCGCTCCATTCTGGAGGAAGGCGGTGCCGACCTCGTCCTGCAAGGACACGATCATGCCTACTCCCGCATCACTACCAAGACGGAGTCCGGCACGAAGACGACACCCGTATATATCATCAGCAGCGCATCGCCCAAGCACTACCGCAACGGATTCTCCGAGCAGCACGACAGGATCGGCTCCGGCCTCTACCTCTATCAGACCATCCACGTCACGCAGGGAGAGATCCGCTACCGCTCCACCACCTTCGACAATCGCCCTTACGACGATCTGCACCTGAAGAAGCAGGGAGGCCGAACCACAGTCAAGGACAATGCCGAGGACTGGAAAGAGATCTTCGCTTTCGACAACTTTGCCGACAGCAAAAAAGGCCGTAAAAAGCGTGCCGACTATCGGCAGGCAGCCCAAGAACGAGCAGCCGGCCATCGGTAA
- the yihA gene encoding ribosome biogenesis GTP-binding protein YihA/YsxC — MEIKKAAFVISNTDVRKCPDTRLPEYAFIGRSNVGKSSLINMLTGQKGLAMTSQKPGKTQLINHFIIDDSWYLVDLPGYGYARLGASNRESLRRIIETYILCREQLSSLFVLIDCRHEPQKIDLEFLQWLGENGIPFSIVFTKADKLSFSRLKENTEAYKQKLLETWEELPPVFITSSEKKTGKEELLDYIDSINQELATK, encoded by the coding sequence ATGGAAATAAAAAAGGCGGCATTTGTAATCAGTAATACCGATGTGCGCAAATGTCCTGATACGAGGCTCCCCGAATATGCTTTCATCGGCCGTTCGAATGTGGGCAAATCCTCTCTGATCAATATGCTTACCGGCCAAAAGGGACTGGCCATGACCTCCCAAAAGCCGGGTAAAACGCAGCTGATCAACCATTTTATCATCGACGATTCGTGGTATCTGGTCGATTTGCCCGGATACGGATATGCCCGTTTGGGTGCGTCCAACAGGGAATCCTTGCGCAGGATCATCGAGACGTACATCCTCTGTCGCGAGCAGCTTTCCAGTCTCTTTGTCCTGATCGATTGCAGGCATGAACCGCAGAAGATCGACTTGGAGTTTCTCCAATGGCTGGGTGAGAACGGGATTCCGTTCAGCATCGTATTCACCAAGGCGGACAAGCTCTCATTCAGCCGATTGAAAGAGAATACGGAGGCTTACAAGCAAAAACTGCTGGAGACATGGGAGGAACTTCCTCCGGTATTTATTACCTCTTCCGAAAAGAAAACGGGCAAGGAAGAATTGCTGGATTATATCGACTCGATCAATCAAGAATTAGCTACGAAATAA
- the megL gene encoding methionine gamma-lyase: protein MKKEDLMRSGFATRAIHGGAIENAFGCLATPIYQTSTFVFDTAEQGGRRFAGEEDGYIYTRLGNPNCTQVEEKLAMLEGGEAAASASSGIGAISSAIWVCVKAGDHIVAGKTLYGCTFAFLTHGLSRYGVEVTLVDTRHPEEVEAAIRPNTKLVYLETPANPNMYLTDIKAVCDIAHKHEGVRVMVDNTYCTPYICRPLELGADIVVHSATKYLNGHGDVIAGFVVGKEDYIKEVKLVGVKDLTGANMSPFDAYLISRGMKTLQIRMEQHCRNAQTVAEFLEKHPAVEAVYFPGLPSFPQYELAKKQMALPGAMIAFEVKGGCEAGKKLMNNLHLCSLAVSLGDTETLIQHPASMTHSPYTPEERAASDISEGLVRLSVGLENVEDIIADLKHGLDSLI from the coding sequence ATGAAAAAAGAAGACCTTATGCGTAGTGGCTTTGCCACACGTGCCATCCATGGAGGCGCTATCGAGAACGCCTTCGGCTGCTTAGCCACTCCCATCTACCAAACATCGACTTTCGTTTTTGACACTGCCGAACAGGGAGGCCGCCGCTTTGCCGGAGAGGAAGACGGATACATCTATACCCGTCTGGGCAACCCCAACTGCACCCAAGTGGAAGAGAAACTGGCCATGCTCGAGGGCGGAGAAGCCGCCGCATCGGCCTCATCCGGTATCGGAGCCATCAGCTCTGCCATCTGGGTATGCGTGAAGGCCGGCGACCATATCGTAGCCGGCAAGACGCTCTACGGCTGCACCTTCGCCTTCCTCACCCACGGACTGAGCCGCTACGGTGTGGAAGTCACCCTCGTGGATACCCGCCATCCGGAAGAGGTGGAGGCTGCCATTCGCCCGAATACGAAGCTCGTCTATCTGGAGACTCCGGCCAACCCCAATATGTACCTGACCGACATCAAGGCAGTCTGCGACATCGCTCATAAGCACGAAGGCGTACGCGTCATGGTGGACAATACCTACTGCACGCCCTATATCTGCCGTCCGCTGGAGCTGGGTGCCGACATCGTGGTACACAGCGCGACCAAGTACCTGAACGGACATGGCGACGTCATCGCCGGATTCGTCGTTGGTAAAGAGGACTACATCAAGGAGGTGAAGCTCGTCGGCGTCAAGGACCTCACGGGGGCCAATATGAGTCCGTTCGATGCTTATCTGATCAGCCGCGGCATGAAGACGCTGCAGATACGTATGGAGCAGCACTGCCGCAATGCTCAGACCGTAGCCGAATTCCTCGAAAAGCATCCGGCCGTAGAAGCAGTTTATTTCCCCGGACTTCCGAGCTTCCCCCAATACGAATTGGCCAAGAAGCAGATGGCACTGCCCGGAGCCATGATCGCCTTCGAAGTGAAGGGCGGTTGCGAAGCCGGTAAGAAGCTGATGAACAACCTGCACCTCTGCTCCCTCGCCGTGAGCTTGGGCGATACGGAAACCCTCATCCAGCATCCGGCCAGCATGACCCACTCGCCCTACACACCCGAAGAGCGTGCTGCCAGCGACATATCCGAAGGACTGGTACGCCTGTCCGTGGGTCTGGAGAACGTGGAGGACATCATCGCCGACCTCAAACACGGTCTGGACAGCCTGATCTAA
- the galE gene encoding UDP-glucose 4-epimerase GalE, producing MKRKILVTGGTGYIGSHTTVELQQAGYRVVSVDNFSNSNVAVLDGIARITGVRPDFYEADCNDMEAMERVFTAHPDIAGVIHFAASKAVGESVQKPLLYYRNNILSLLNILELMERFGTRGIVFSSSCTVYGQPEVLPVTEEAPIQEALSPYGNTKQINEEIIRDAIHAGAEYKAILLRYFNPIGAHPTAHIGELPNGVPQNLIPYLTQTAAGIRAELSVFGDDYDTPDGSCIRDYIYVVDLAKAHVAAIERMLNEEKASDSLEVFNIGTGRGVSVLELIRTFERVTGVAVPHRIVGRREGDIEQVWAEPKKANEVLGWKALESLEDTLLSAWRWQQRLSEK from the coding sequence ATGAAACGAAAGATTCTCGTTACCGGCGGGACAGGATATATAGGATCCCATACGACTGTGGAGCTACAGCAGGCAGGCTATCGGGTCGTGAGTGTGGACAACTTCTCCAACTCCAATGTTGCTGTGCTCGACGGTATAGCCCGGATTACAGGGGTTCGCCCCGATTTTTATGAGGCCGACTGTAATGATATGGAGGCGATGGAGCGCGTCTTTACGGCGCATCCCGATATAGCAGGCGTCATTCATTTTGCTGCAAGCAAGGCCGTAGGCGAATCGGTGCAGAAGCCGCTTTTGTACTACAGGAACAATATCCTCTCACTACTGAATATCCTCGAACTGATGGAGCGATTCGGCACTCGTGGGATCGTATTTTCCTCATCCTGTACGGTGTACGGACAGCCGGAGGTATTGCCCGTAACGGAAGAGGCTCCGATACAGGAAGCTCTCTCTCCCTATGGCAATACGAAGCAAATCAACGAGGAGATTATCCGCGATGCTATCCATGCCGGAGCAGAGTACAAGGCTATACTTCTGCGCTACTTCAATCCGATCGGGGCACATCCCACGGCGCATATCGGAGAGCTTCCTAACGGAGTGCCACAGAATCTGATCCCTTATTTGACTCAAACGGCGGCAGGCATCAGAGCCGAACTGAGCGTCTTCGGCGATGACTACGACACGCCCGACGGCTCTTGTATCCGGGACTATATCTATGTGGTGGATTTGGCCAAAGCGCATGTGGCTGCCATCGAACGGATGCTGAATGAAGAGAAAGCGAGCGATTCGCTCGAAGTCTTTAATATAGGTACGGGTAGGGGCGTGAGCGTGCTGGAGCTTATCCGTACCTTCGAACGGGTGACAGGCGTTGCCGTTCCTCATAGGATAGTAGGAAGGCGCGAAGGCGATATCGAACAGGTATGGGCCGAGCCGAAGAAAGCCAATGAGGTGTTGGGTTGGAAGGCTTTGGAGTCGTTGGAAGACACACTGCTGAGTGCATGGCGTTGGCAGCAACGCTTGTCGGAG
- a CDS encoding IS5 family transposase, with amino-acid sequence MAYQSKNTDEHVTFADALLSKRYRKAQNDFLNQVDTLIDWRPIRTLINKKYTKRQNAIGAPAYDVILLFKMLLLETWYNLSDCALEERINDSITFSRFLGLKMEEVSPDHSTISRFRSALTELGLMDKLLAQFNKQLSRHHISVREGVLVDASLVETPHKPNGSITIEVADDREDNRSEAEKEAEEDYQKQVVRRRKGTDEEARWVYKQKRYHYGYKKHCPANVQGIVQKVITTAANRSDTKEFIALLQGANIPQGTAVLADKGYACGENRSYLQAHHLQDGIMHKAQCNRALTEEEKQRNKAIGPIRSTIERTFGSIRRWFHGGRCRYRGLAKTHTQNILESIAFNLYRTPGIIMSSSVG; translated from the coding sequence ATGGCATACCAATCCAAGAATACCGATGAGCATGTAACATTTGCAGACGCACTCCTTTCAAAGCGTTATCGCAAAGCACAAAACGACTTCCTCAATCAGGTTGACACGCTTATCGATTGGCGTCCGATCAGGACGCTGATCAACAAGAAATACACGAAGCGACAAAATGCCATCGGCGCCCCGGCTTATGACGTGATTCTCTTATTCAAGATGTTGCTTTTGGAGACATGGTACAACCTCAGTGATTGTGCTTTGGAGGAGCGCATCAATGATTCAATCACCTTTTCCCGATTCTTGGGGCTGAAGATGGAAGAGGTATCTCCCGACCACAGCACCATCAGTCGATTTCGTTCGGCACTGACAGAGTTGGGTCTCATGGACAAACTATTGGCGCAGTTTAACAAACAACTTTCCCGCCATCACATTTCGGTAAGGGAAGGGGTGCTTGTGGATGCAAGCCTTGTGGAGACGCCGCATAAACCCAACGGAAGCATTACGATTGAAGTCGCAGACGACAGAGAAGACAATCGGAGCGAGGCGGAAAAAGAGGCAGAGGAGGATTATCAAAAACAGGTTGTCCGCCGGCGTAAAGGGACGGATGAAGAAGCCCGTTGGGTGTACAAACAAAAGCGTTATCACTACGGATACAAAAAGCATTGTCCGGCCAATGTTCAAGGCATTGTTCAAAAGGTGATAACGACAGCAGCGAACCGCAGTGACACGAAGGAGTTTATTGCGCTATTGCAGGGTGCAAACATACCTCAAGGCACAGCCGTCTTGGCGGACAAAGGATATGCTTGCGGGGAAAATCGTTCCTACCTGCAAGCCCATCACCTTCAAGACGGCATCATGCACAAGGCACAATGCAACAGGGCATTGACCGAGGAAGAGAAGCAACGAAACAAAGCAATCGGTCCGATACGGAGCACCATCGAACGCACCTTTGGCAGTATTCGCCGGTGGTTTCATGGCGGACGATGTCGATACCGGGGACTTGCCAAGACCCATACTCAAAACATTCTTGAAAGCATCGCCTTTAATTTATACAGAACCCCGGGGATAATTATGTCCTCATCCGTAGGATAA